Genomic segment of Gloeocapsa sp. PCC 7428:
TCACTACCTCTGTCCTCAGTTACAGCTTGCCAACCCTCTCAAAAAACATAATGTTAATATACTTCAACCAGAAAATAATATTATTAACACCATGCCAACAAGCAGAAAATATTGTAGAAAAGATTATTGATAAATACCTTTAGCTCAATTGTAGTGAGTAGCAGACATCATGAAAGAAACTACTGCCAAAGACAACAAGCGACTACTCCTGATTGACGATGACCCGAACTTGATTTTGCTCGTCAAAGATTATTTAGAATTTCGCGGTTATGAAGTAATCACCGCCGAGAATGGACGCGAAGCTCTGCAAATTCTAGAGCAAGAAATTCCAGATATGATTATCTGCGATGTGATGATGCCCGAAATGGATGGCTATACGTTTGTTAATAACGTACGTCAAGACGAGCGCATTAGCTGGATTCCAGTTCTTTTTCTTTCAGCTAAAGGTCAAAGTCAAGATCGAGTTAAAGGTCTAAATACAGGTGCTGATGTTTACATGGTCAAGCCATTTGAACCAGAAGAACTCGTCGCACAGGTAGAAGCATCGCTAAAACAGGCATATCGCCGCACGCAGCAAACGAACAATGGTAGTGACATTGCACCTAAAATTCAAGTTCCTTTTGACGTTCATCTCACTCAAACCGAGCTAAAGGTTGTGCAATTTGTTGCTAGAGGGTTAGCTAACCGTGACATTGCTGAGGAACTGAATGTGAGTCAGCGGACGGTGGAAAGTCATGTTTCCAATATGTTGGGCAAAACAGGATTACACAACCGAACCGAGTTAGCACGCTGGGCGATCGAAAATCAGATGGCGTAATGAATTACTGAACAACTAGCTGAGCATAAAGTTATGATCTACTACCTTAGTAGATCAATGCTTTCCTATATATAGAACCCCAAAGCAACACAGCATTATAGCCCTAGTCTATAGAGTTAGGACATCAAACACGCTAAGTTGACAGTTGACAAAGTCTTCCCACACTCTCTTCACTGTCCACTGACCCCTGCTATAATTACCACCCATCTTGTTCGGAAGACGATTGATTCCAAACTTCTAGGTCTAACTCATTAAGGTAAATCAAGGCATTTTGAATTTGCTCGCTGGTTCCTCGAATTTCTAGATCAAACCAGCCGTCATCGCGTCCATTAGAACTAAGTAGCGCAGCAGCGATATTGACAGTCACACCGTGCTGAGAAATCAGATGCGAAATAACTGGTTCTTCGTGTAGCTGCTTGGGGATGCGAATTTTGATTCGAGTTTTAGTTGGTCGGTTTTCAGCTTGGCTAGAAATTGCCATTTCAATCACCTATTCCACTTCTTTGATGCTAGTTTTGCGCTCTAGAACTTCTTTAAGAACCAAAGTGACCAATGCTAAACAAGCAAGTAGTACTGATGCAGCAAATGCCGCTTGAGATTCATACTGCTTATAAGCTTCTTCAACATACAGCGGCAGTGTTTGTGTTTTACGGATAATATTGCCTGAAATGACAGCCACAGCACCGAATTCACCCATAACTCTAGCGTTTGTTAGAATCACACCGTAGAGTAGTCCCCAACGAATATTAGGCAGTGTGACACGCCAGAATATCTGCCAATCTTTTGCACCTAAGGTTTTAGCAGCTTCTTCTTGATCTGTACCAGCTTCTTCTAGAACAGGAATAACTTCTCTGGCTACGAAGGGCATCGTAATAAAAGCACTGGCAATAATCATCGCGGGTAGGGCAAAAATAATTCTGATATTCAGCGCTTCTAGCGTTGGTCCTAACCAACCACTTCTGCCGTAGAGTAATACGAGCATTAAACCTGCGACGACAGGAGAGACAGCAAACGGTAAATCTATAATACTAATGACTAAAGCACGACCAGGGAATTTGTGCCGTGTGATTGCCCAAGCCGCACATAAACCAAAAACAGTGTTGATTGGTACAACAATCAAAGCAATCAGTACTGTCAGTCTAATCGCATTGATAAATGCTGGATCGGAAAAATTGTGAAAGAAAGGTCCTACTCCACTTCGGAAAGCTTGGACAAAAACGTTAAGTGCAGGCAAAAATAGGACTAAGCCAAGGTAAATAACTGCAATGCCAATTAATGCAATTCTTACCCAGGGGGCTTCTCGTGTTTGAGAACCTGCTTTGTTTTGGGCAACTATATCACCACTTAAGGCATTAGACCTCATAGCGTCTCCTCCAAGCTTGTAACAAATTGATCCCCACGAGAATGAGGAGCGA
This window contains:
- a CDS encoding response regulator transcription factor → MKETTAKDNKRLLLIDDDPNLILLVKDYLEFRGYEVITAENGREALQILEQEIPDMIICDVMMPEMDGYTFVNNVRQDERISWIPVLFLSAKGQSQDRVKGLNTGADVYMVKPFEPEELVAQVEASLKQAYRRTQQTNNGSDIAPKIQVPFDVHLTQTELKVVQFVARGLANRDIAEELNVSQRTVESHVSNMLGKTGLHNRTELARWAIENQMA
- a CDS encoding NIL domain-containing protein translates to MAISSQAENRPTKTRIKIRIPKQLHEEPVISHLISQHGVTVNIAAALLSSNGRDDGWFDLEIRGTSEQIQNALIYLNELDLEVWNQSSSEQDGW
- the cysW gene encoding sulfate ABC transporter permease subunit CysW, whose translation is MRSNALSGDIVAQNKAGSQTREAPWVRIALIGIAVIYLGLVLFLPALNVFVQAFRSGVGPFFHNFSDPAFINAIRLTVLIALIVVPINTVFGLCAAWAITRHKFPGRALVISIIDLPFAVSPVVAGLMLVLLYGRSGWLGPTLEALNIRIIFALPAMIIASAFITMPFVAREVIPVLEEAGTDQEEAAKTLGAKDWQIFWRVTLPNIRWGLLYGVILTNARVMGEFGAVAVISGNIIRKTQTLPLYVEEAYKQYESQAAFAASVLLACLALVTLVLKEVLERKTSIKEVE